The following is a genomic window from Parabacteroides johnsonii DSM 18315.
TGGAACATCCCATCTCGAAAGGCTATTATTGCGTTATCCACAACGGCAAAGACATAGACGAAGAAACGATTGGCAAAATCAAGAAGCGGATGCGTGAAATCATCGACGCAGACCTTCCTTTCCATTTGAAAACGGTCCGCACGGTCGATGCAGCAGTCTTGTTCCGTGAAAGGGGCATGAACGACAAGGCCCGTCTGATCGAAAGCGCCGGTATGCCTTATACGTCTTATTACGAACTGGACGGCTATATCAATTATTTCTATGGTTGCCTGACTCCTTCCACCGGCTATATACAGCATTTCGACCTGGTTCCTTATTTCGACGGCGTATTGCTGCGCGTACCCCAAAGGACGAATCCGACAGAGTTAGAACCGGTCATCCGCCAAGATAAAATGTTTCAAGTTTATAAGGAACATCTGACACTACAACGCACGGTCGGATTGGATAACGTCGGAGACCTGAACCGGGCGATAGAGAAGGATATGGCATCCGAGGTCATTATGGTTTCCGAAGCCATGCAGGAAAAACAGGTAGCCAAGATCGCAGAGGAGATTGCCGCCCGCTACGATAGCGGTATCCGTATCGTATTGATTTCCGGTCCGTCTTCTTCGGGAAAAACAACTTTCTGCAAACGGTTGGAGATTCAGTTGATTACAAATTTGATCCATCCGGTCGGACTTTCACTGGACGATTATTTCCTGAACCGTGAAGATACGCCGAAGGACGAATCCGGCGAATATGATTTCGAATCGCTGTATGCGCTCGACCTGCCTTATTTCAACAGTGAATTGCAGAAACTCCTTTCAGGCGAAGAGATCGAAGTGCCGAGCTTCGATTTTGAAACAGGCCGCCGCGTTTTCAAAGGGAAGAAACTGAAGATGCAGAAAAACTCCGTCCTGGTGATAGAAGGCATCCATGCCCTGAACCCCGAACTGACCTCCATGATTGAAGATCGCTACAAATACCGGATCTATGTATCCGTGCTGACTTCCATCTCGCTGGACAACCATAACTGGATTCCGACAACCGACAATCGCCTCTTACGCCGCATCATCCGTGATTATCGGTTCCGCGGATATTCCGCACGCGACACGATCGCACGCTGGCCCAGCGTACGCCGGGGTGAGGACAAATGGATATTCCCGTATCAGGAGAACGCGGATGCGATGTTCAATAGCGCCATGTTGTATGAGCTGGCCGCCCTGCGCAAGGAAGCCGAACCGATCCTGGGCGAAGTGCGCGAATGTGATCCGGAGAATGCCGAAGCATATCGTCTGCTCCGTTTCCTCCGCTACTTCAATTACATTCCCGATGTCGGGCTTCCAGGCACTTCCCTTTTGCGTGAATTCCTCGGAGGCGGCAGTTTCCGATATTGATCTGCAACAACGGAATATTTTCATATGAAGGAACAGGAATTCCATACCCATGAAAATATTGTTTCACTCCCATGAAAATTTATTTTCCCGCAAGAGAAAATAAATTTTCACCGGATGGTAAAAGATGAAACATTACCTTTGCAGCCAATAAAAAACAGGGAGGATATGAAAGAGGCTTTTATAAAACTGCATATTTCCATTATCTTAGCTGGCTTTACCGGCTTGTTCGGAAAATTAATTACACTGAATGAAGGATTACTCGTTTGGTACCGCATGCTTTTTGCAGCAATTATGCTTTTTATAATCCTTTGGGGAAGTGGAAAATTAAAGCGGACTTCCTTTCGCGAAGTGTTGAAAATAGCGGGAACCGGGCTGCTGTTAGGGCTTCACTGGGTATTCTTCTATGGAAGTATCAAGGCGGCAAATGTTTCGATCGGGGTAGTCTGCTTTTCACTGGTCGGCTTCTTCACAGCCTTATTGGAACCTCTGATTATTGGAAGGCGGGTATCGGTAAAAGAACTCTTGTTCAGTCTGGTGACTGTATGCGGTATCGTTTTAATCTTCCAGTTCGACACCCGTTATCGGACAGGAATTATCATCGGTGTGATATCTTCGGCACTGGCAGCTCTTTTCACCATTACAAACAAGAAAGTGGGAGTACGGCATGCTTCCAGCATGATGTTGTTTTACGAAATGATTGGCGGTTTCTTAGGACTGACCTGTCTGCTACCGTTCTATCTG
Proteins encoded in this region:
- a CDS encoding DMT family transporter, which codes for MKEAFIKLHISIILAGFTGLFGKLITLNEGLLVWYRMLFAAIMLFIILWGSGKLKRTSFREVLKIAGTGLLLGLHWVFFYGSIKAANVSIGVVCFSLVGFFTALLEPLIIGRRVSVKELLFSLVTVCGIVLIFQFDTRYRTGIIIGVISSALAALFTITNKKVGVRHASSMMLFYEMIGGFLGLTCLLPFYLHFFPVETILPGMTNFLYLLLLSLVCTIGLYLLQIQVLKQVSAFTVNLSYNLEPVYSIILAMLFFGEAKELNLAFYAGLGLILLSVLLQTREATRCKGA
- a CDS encoding nucleoside kinase; the protein is MSETITIYCKNNNTYKEVPIGSSLLDIYSLVGAPLRLRPMNAQVNNKTEGLTFRCWHPKDVEYVDYSGLSGMRTYVRSLCHIFSKAVNDVLPSATLNLEHPISKGYYCVIHNGKDIDEETIGKIKKRMREIIDADLPFHLKTVRTVDAAVLFRERGMNDKARLIESAGMPYTSYYELDGYINYFYGCLTPSTGYIQHFDLVPYFDGVLLRVPQRTNPTELEPVIRQDKMFQVYKEHLTLQRTVGLDNVGDLNRAIEKDMASEVIMVSEAMQEKQVAKIAEEIAARYDSGIRIVLISGPSSSGKTTFCKRLEIQLITNLIHPVGLSLDDYFLNREDTPKDESGEYDFESLYALDLPYFNSELQKLLSGEEIEVPSFDFETGRRVFKGKKLKMQKNSVLVIEGIHALNPELTSMIEDRYKYRIYVSVLTSISLDNHNWIPTTDNRLLRRIIRDYRFRGYSARDTIARWPSVRRGEDKWIFPYQENADAMFNSAMLYELAALRKEAEPILGEVRECDPENAEAYRLLRFLRYFNYIPDVGLPGTSLLREFLGGGSFRY